A region of Ictalurus furcatus strain D&B chromosome 1, Billie_1.0, whole genome shotgun sequence DNA encodes the following proteins:
- the cacng8b gene encoding voltage-dependent calcium channel gamma-4 subunit isoform X2 codes for MVCEKGIQILLTIVGAFASFGLMTVAIGTDYWLYSRALICNSTANVTQDDPHNKDKKDPGALTHSGLWRICCLEGVKRGVCSQINHFPEDADFDHDGAEYVLRVVRASNIFPILSAILLLMGGVCIAASRFYKSKRNIILGAGILFVAAGLSNIIGVIVYISAALGDISPKKDEDKKWQYSYGWSFYFGGLSFILAEMVGVLAVNIYIEKNKELRCRSRTDIFKSTTHAVLRLPSYRFRRRSSRSSSRSTEPSRGSRDPSPAAAGPPGSKSFGLPPSALLSQGPVSVSTLPNPHSHSRSHSALPGGDISLYTLSRDPKLSALGALGAPPVYGTVDRATLYQLHNCFPKDSGGGGATMMMSGTLPSLKSHNPAGVQNSSSGNSAPSSQPPPFSSSTVERERGMGTLDRLAKPESNSNTLNRKTTPV; via the exons ATGGTGTGTGAGAAGGGGATCCAGATCCTTCTCACAATTGTGGGGGCATTTGCCTCCTTTGGCCTGATGACGGTGGCAATTGGGACAGATTACTGGCTCTACTCTCGTGCTCTGATCTGCAACAGTACAGCCAATGTGACGCAGGATGACCCACACAACAAGGACAAGAAAGACCCTGGAGCCCTCACACACTCAGGCCTTTGGAGGATCTGCTGCCTTGAGG GTGTGAAACGAGGGGTGTGCTCTCAGATCAACCACTTCCCAGAAGACGCAGACTTCGACCACGATGGAGCAGAGTACGTCTTGC GAGTGGTTCGGGCTTCAAATATCTTCCCTATTCTTAGTGCAATCTTGTTGCTGATGGGGGGAGTGTGTATTGCCGCTAGTCGCTTCTACAAGAGCAAGAGGAACATCATACTGGGAGCTGGCATTCTTTTTGTAGCTGCAG GTTTGAGCAACATCATTGGTGTGATTGTGTACATCTCGGCAGCGCTAGGTGACATCTCTCCAAAGAAGGATGAGGATAAAAAATGGCAATACTCATATGGCTGGTCCTTCTATTTTGGTGGCCTTTCGTTCATTCTGGCTGAGATGGTGGGGGTGCTGGCTGTTAACATCTACATTGAGAAGAACAAAGAGCTGCGCTGCCGTTCACGCACCGACATCTTCAAGAGCACAACACATGCTGTGCTGCGCCTGCCTAGTTACCGCTTCCGCCGCCGCTCCTCACGGTCCAGTTCACGCTCTACCGAACCATCAAGAGGCTCACGGGACCCCTCACCTGCTGCTGCTGGCCCACCAGGGAGCAAAAGCTTTGGCCTGCCCCCCTCAGCACTACTTTCACAGGGGCCTGTCTCCGTTTCCACCCTGCCCAatccacactcacactcccgCTCACACTCAGCCCTACCCGGAGGTGACATCTCACTCTACACCCTGTCACGAGACCCCAAACTGAGTGCACTGGGGGCTCTGGGTGCACCACCTGTGTATGGCACAGTGGATCGTGCCACACTCTACCAGTTGCACAACTGCTTTCCCAAGGatagtggaggaggaggagcaacCATGATGATGAGCGGCACACTGCCATCTCTCAAGTCCCATAATCCAGCTGGAGTGCAGAATTCATCCAGTGGAAACTCGGCACCTTCATCACAACCCCCGCCATTCTCATCCTCTAcagtggagagggagagagggatgggCACGCTTGACAGGCTGGCCAAGCCAGAAAGCAATTCCAACACGCTGAACAGAAAAACCACACCGGTGTAG
- the cacng8b gene encoding voltage-dependent calcium channel gamma-4 subunit isoform X1 encodes MPWKPLKFIYFMCNYEIFYNISPLLFFLSLLSPCCRHYLPSFSGLFHVSTTGMVCEKGIQILLTIVGAFASFGLMTVAIGTDYWLYSRALICNSTANVTQDDPHNKDKKDPGALTHSGLWRICCLEGVKRGVCSQINHFPEDADFDHDGAEYVLRVVRASNIFPILSAILLLMGGVCIAASRFYKSKRNIILGAGILFVAAGLSNIIGVIVYISAALGDISPKKDEDKKWQYSYGWSFYFGGLSFILAEMVGVLAVNIYIEKNKELRCRSRTDIFKSTTHAVLRLPSYRFRRRSSRSSSRSTEPSRGSRDPSPAAAGPPGSKSFGLPPSALLSQGPVSVSTLPNPHSHSRSHSALPGGDISLYTLSRDPKLSALGALGAPPVYGTVDRATLYQLHNCFPKDSGGGGATMMMSGTLPSLKSHNPAGVQNSSSGNSAPSSQPPPFSSSTVERERGMGTLDRLAKPESNSNTLNRKTTPV; translated from the exons ATGCCATGGAAACCActaaaatttatttactttatgtgcaattatgaaatattttacaatatttcCCCcctcttgttttttctttctctgctaTCTCCATGCTGCCGGCACTACCTCCCTTCTTTCTCTGGACTTTTCCATGTGTCCACTACAGGCATGGTGTGTGAGAAGGGGATCCAGATCCTTCTCACAATTGTGGGGGCATTTGCCTCCTTTGGCCTGATGACGGTGGCAATTGGGACAGATTACTGGCTCTACTCTCGTGCTCTGATCTGCAACAGTACAGCCAATGTGACGCAGGATGACCCACACAACAAGGACAAGAAAGACCCTGGAGCCCTCACACACTCAGGCCTTTGGAGGATCTGCTGCCTTGAGG GTGTGAAACGAGGGGTGTGCTCTCAGATCAACCACTTCCCAGAAGACGCAGACTTCGACCACGATGGAGCAGAGTACGTCTTGC GAGTGGTTCGGGCTTCAAATATCTTCCCTATTCTTAGTGCAATCTTGTTGCTGATGGGGGGAGTGTGTATTGCCGCTAGTCGCTTCTACAAGAGCAAGAGGAACATCATACTGGGAGCTGGCATTCTTTTTGTAGCTGCAG GTTTGAGCAACATCATTGGTGTGATTGTGTACATCTCGGCAGCGCTAGGTGACATCTCTCCAAAGAAGGATGAGGATAAAAAATGGCAATACTCATATGGCTGGTCCTTCTATTTTGGTGGCCTTTCGTTCATTCTGGCTGAGATGGTGGGGGTGCTGGCTGTTAACATCTACATTGAGAAGAACAAAGAGCTGCGCTGCCGTTCACGCACCGACATCTTCAAGAGCACAACACATGCTGTGCTGCGCCTGCCTAGTTACCGCTTCCGCCGCCGCTCCTCACGGTCCAGTTCACGCTCTACCGAACCATCAAGAGGCTCACGGGACCCCTCACCTGCTGCTGCTGGCCCACCAGGGAGCAAAAGCTTTGGCCTGCCCCCCTCAGCACTACTTTCACAGGGGCCTGTCTCCGTTTCCACCCTGCCCAatccacactcacactcccgCTCACACTCAGCCCTACCCGGAGGTGACATCTCACTCTACACCCTGTCACGAGACCCCAAACTGAGTGCACTGGGGGCTCTGGGTGCACCACCTGTGTATGGCACAGTGGATCGTGCCACACTCTACCAGTTGCACAACTGCTTTCCCAAGGatagtggaggaggaggagcaacCATGATGATGAGCGGCACACTGCCATCTCTCAAGTCCCATAATCCAGCTGGAGTGCAGAATTCATCCAGTGGAAACTCGGCACCTTCATCACAACCCCCGCCATTCTCATCCTCTAcagtggagagggagagagggatgggCACGCTTGACAGGCTGGCCAAGCCAGAAAGCAATTCCAACACGCTGAACAGAAAAACCACACCGGTGTAG